One Gordonia mangrovi genomic region harbors:
- a CDS encoding type II toxin-antitoxin system death-on-curing family toxin — MIYLDRHDVITAGSVACGEQVHVRDEGLLQAAVARPQVSVFGLDAYPEPWDKAAALLHSLARNHPLVDGNKRTAWASAVVFLDINDIVPEADLDVDRAEKFVLDVAQGRMDNWPEISITLHDLFVSAKGT; from the coding sequence GTGATCTACCTCGACCGGCACGACGTCATCACTGCCGGGTCGGTTGCGTGCGGCGAGCAGGTGCATGTACGCGACGAGGGGCTGCTTCAGGCCGCGGTCGCCCGGCCACAGGTGTCGGTGTTCGGCCTCGACGCCTACCCAGAACCCTGGGATAAGGCTGCGGCGCTGCTGCATTCGCTGGCTCGCAATCATCCACTGGTGGACGGGAATAAGCGAACGGCCTGGGCTTCGGCTGTCGTCTTCCTCGACATCAACGACATCGTTCCCGAGGCCGACCTGGACGTGGACCGTGCTGAGAAGTTTGTCCTCGACGTGGCACAGGGACGGATGGATAACTGGCCCGAGATCAGCATCACCCTGCACGATCTGTTCGTGTCAGCGAAGGGCACGTGA
- a CDS encoding antitoxin Phd: protein MPSLNIEFTDEEHAGIKAAAEREGVSLKPFVHDAAVERASDHRRRVLDAARRSAAWSAELNDRLK, encoded by the coding sequence GTGCCATCACTCAACATCGAGTTCACGGATGAGGAGCACGCTGGCATCAAGGCTGCCGCCGAGCGTGAGGGAGTTTCGCTGAAGCCGTTTGTCCATGATGCGGCGGTAGAGCGGGCGAGCGATCATCGTCGGCGCGTTCTGGACGCCGCCCGGCGGTCAGCTGCGTGGTCGGCGGAACTGAACGACCGCCTCAAGTGA
- a CDS encoding N-acetylglutamate synthase, CG3035 family, producing MTTNPSGDPATGVSGDRLPFVGDRIVVRYRLGAEAPADWRGGTGATLSDVTGVLLDDGDPLVVDRDGPQSIPRSAVTSIRVLSRVTVRNSEIRRLEAAAAAAWPGTESAMLGGWLLRAGGGFTRRANSAVPLEFGCGTDAATMTALRRWYDQRDLPTVIALPERLLPAGQITGRPVGGEIQVLVRDLDDMADATPGTPIEQVRLDDAATASWLRAYRGPDVDLTTAAAVVGASRGPVVFASIGDHPDAIGRATVTEGADGTRWLGVTALWTAPQRRRQGRARAVLAALVAWGIECGAHRACVQTEADNRIAGTWYRTLGFGLHHTSRYLEL from the coding sequence GTGACGACGAATCCGTCCGGCGACCCGGCGACCGGTGTATCCGGTGACCGCCTGCCGTTCGTGGGTGACCGCATCGTCGTCCGGTACCGCCTCGGCGCGGAGGCACCGGCCGACTGGCGTGGTGGGACCGGGGCGACGCTGTCGGATGTCACCGGTGTGCTGCTCGACGACGGTGACCCGTTGGTGGTCGACCGCGACGGCCCGCAATCGATACCGCGCTCGGCGGTCACCTCGATCCGCGTGCTGTCGCGGGTCACCGTGCGCAACTCGGAGATCCGCCGCCTCGAAGCCGCAGCCGCTGCCGCATGGCCGGGCACCGAGTCGGCGATGCTCGGCGGTTGGCTGCTGCGGGCCGGCGGCGGATTCACCCGCCGCGCCAATTCGGCGGTGCCCCTCGAGTTCGGCTGCGGCACCGACGCGGCGACGATGACCGCGCTGCGCCGGTGGTACGACCAGCGCGACCTGCCGACCGTGATCGCGCTGCCCGAACGGCTGCTACCGGCAGGACAGATCACCGGGCGTCCTGTCGGCGGCGAGATCCAGGTCCTGGTCCGCGACCTCGACGATATGGCCGACGCAACACCGGGCACCCCGATCGAGCAGGTACGGCTCGACGACGCCGCGACCGCATCGTGGCTGCGCGCCTACCGCGGACCGGATGTCGACCTGACCACCGCGGCGGCCGTCGTCGGCGCCTCCCGCGGACCGGTCGTGTTCGCGTCGATCGGCGACCACCCGGACGCGATCGGACGCGCCACCGTCACCGAGGGCGCCGATGGCACGCGATGGCTCGGGGTGACCGCGTTGTGGACGGCACCGCAGCGCCGTCGGCAAGGTCGGGCCCGCGCGGTGCTGGCCGCGCTGGTCGCGTGGGGCATCGAGTGTGGCGCACACCGAGCCTGTGTGCAGACCGAGGCCGACAACCGGATCGCGGGCACCTGGTACCGGACACTGGGTTTCGGTCTGCATCACACGTCCCGTTACCTGGAGTTGTGA
- a CDS encoding IS110 family transposase has protein sequence MLFVGDDWAEDHHDVEFQDERGQVLRRARLPEGIAGIERFGEIAATFLDEGDQPDQVLVCIEIDRGPWVNALIAAGYRVFGVDPKQAHRYREIVVSSGAKSDKGDAHALAEMLRSRRHQLRESGGDSEIADAVKVVARAHQTMIWERTRHMLRVRAALREYFPAILLVCSALDLELTSRPILGLLTKAPTPARAAKLTKSQILPLLKGRRNKDTKAVEIQQILRGQHLGQPDRVTDAYAASVRASVAVLGVVIEQIDELAGEVDAHFSQHPDHEIYLSQPGMGPTVGPRVLAEFGDDPLRFRNSKARRNAAGTSPITKQSGKSRIVSARYVHNDRLVDALMAQAHGAFMHDDGARAYYRKQRARDVDHNAALRQLANRLVGILHGCLARGIPYDPATAWKDQTPAAA, from the coding sequence GTGTTGTTCGTCGGGGATGATTGGGCCGAAGACCACCACGATGTCGAGTTTCAAGACGAGCGTGGGCAGGTGTTGCGGCGGGCGCGGTTGCCTGAGGGGATCGCCGGGATCGAGAGGTTCGGGGAGATCGCGGCGACCTTCCTCGACGAGGGCGATCAGCCTGACCAGGTGCTGGTGTGTATCGAGATCGATCGCGGTCCGTGGGTCAACGCGTTGATCGCTGCGGGGTATCGGGTATTTGGAGTCGATCCCAAACAGGCCCATCGCTACCGCGAGATCGTGGTCAGTTCGGGCGCCAAGAGCGACAAGGGTGATGCGCATGCGCTGGCCGAGATGCTGCGGAGTCGTCGCCACCAGTTGCGGGAAAGTGGTGGGGACTCCGAGATCGCGGACGCGGTCAAGGTGGTGGCCCGCGCGCATCAGACGATGATCTGGGAACGCACGCGCCACATGCTGCGGGTGCGTGCGGCGCTGCGCGAGTACTTCCCGGCGATCCTGCTGGTGTGTTCGGCGTTGGATCTGGAATTGACGAGCCGGCCGATCCTGGGCTTGCTGACCAAGGCGCCGACCCCGGCGCGGGCGGCGAAGCTGACCAAAAGCCAGATCCTGCCCCTCCTCAAGGGTCGCCGCAACAAAGACACCAAAGCTGTTGAGATACAACAGATCCTACGCGGACAGCACCTCGGCCAACCTGATCGGGTCACCGACGCCTACGCGGCCTCGGTGCGCGCCTCGGTGGCGGTGCTGGGTGTGGTGATCGAGCAGATCGACGAGCTCGCCGGCGAGGTCGATGCCCATTTTTCCCAGCACCCGGACCATGAGATCTACCTCAGCCAGCCCGGCATGGGGCCGACCGTGGGACCCCGGGTGCTCGCCGAGTTCGGGGACGACCCGTTACGTTTCCGCAACAGCAAAGCCCGCCGCAACGCGGCGGGCACCAGCCCCATCACGAAACAGTCGGGCAAATCGCGGATCGTCTCCGCCCGCTACGTCCACAACGACCGACTCGTCGACGCCCTGATGGCCCAGGCCCACGGAGCCTTCATGCACGACGACGGCGCCCGCGCCTACTACCGCAAACAACGAGCCCGAGACGTCGACCACAACGCCGCGCTACGCCAACTCGCCAACCGCCTCGTCGGCATACTCCATGGCTGCCTGGCCCGCGGTATCCCCTACGACCCCGCCACCGCATGGAAGGACCAAACCCCCGCCGCGGCTTGA
- a CDS encoding ABC transporter substrate-binding protein, translated as MTRALRVLLVSIASVVAAALALSACSSPDESADEGAPIQVNTSKGSVTINGVPQRIVALGAQWIDVTLSFGITPVAYLDNIQVLTGSPAPWASDQLQDSTPISTDDIVAQVAKAEPDLILATSYMADGQPEIYDSVSKLAPTIPGITGKQIDPWQDMVTFLGTILREPEKAQEITAGVDEQIEAAKQDMPGLAGKTYTMAYMYSNDQIQVLADPDDGATLLFQSLGMSIAPQLVAQFRENGQPRFPISTENVPMLDSDLLVVTANTDQQMNALEGLPGYQGLRSVESGAVSRLSVAEIGGLNEPTPLSIPYVLDKMYPALQRAAA; from the coding sequence ATGACCCGTGCGTTGCGTGTTCTGCTCGTGTCGATCGCCTCGGTGGTGGCGGCGGCGCTGGCGTTGAGTGCCTGTAGTTCGCCCGACGAATCCGCCGACGAGGGCGCGCCGATCCAGGTCAACACCTCGAAGGGCTCGGTCACCATCAACGGTGTGCCCCAGCGGATCGTCGCACTCGGCGCGCAGTGGATCGACGTGACGTTGTCCTTCGGGATCACCCCGGTCGCCTATCTCGACAACATCCAGGTGTTGACCGGCAGTCCTGCCCCGTGGGCGAGTGATCAGCTGCAGGATTCCACTCCGATCAGCACCGACGACATCGTCGCGCAGGTGGCGAAGGCCGAGCCCGACCTGATTCTTGCGACGTCCTACATGGCCGACGGCCAACCCGAGATCTACGACAGCGTCTCGAAGTTGGCCCCGACGATCCCCGGCATCACCGGAAAGCAGATCGACCCGTGGCAGGACATGGTCACCTTCCTCGGCACGATCCTGCGCGAACCCGAGAAGGCCCAAGAGATCACGGCCGGCGTCGACGAGCAGATCGAGGCCGCAAAGCAGGACATGCCGGGCCTGGCGGGCAAGACCTACACGATGGCGTACATGTACTCCAACGATCAGATACAGGTGCTGGCCGACCCCGACGACGGCGCCACCCTACTGTTCCAGTCACTGGGGATGAGCATCGCACCACAGCTGGTCGCACAGTTCCGCGAGAACGGTCAACCGCGTTTTCCGATCTCCACCGAGAATGTGCCGATGCTTGACTCCGACCTGTTGGTGGTCACCGCGAACACCGACCAGCAGATGAATGCCTTGGAGGGACTACCCGGATATCAGGGACTGCGTTCGGTGGAGAGTGGCGCGGTGAGCCGACTGTCGGTGGCCGAGATCGGCGGTCTCAACGAGCCGACGCCGCTGTCGATCCCGTATGTGCTCGACAAGATGTATCCGGCGCTGCAGCGTGCCGCAGCCTGA
- a CDS encoding ribonuclease domain-containing protein, giving the protein MTRTSAARRRTIWSVVGGLLAIAVVVVTWVFGGGADDGSQAARGVSAGTTAPATADIPDHVRQTLALIDAGAWPEAADAPGTRGGAVFRNNEGLLPDADAEGTRITYREWDVNPKEPGRSRDAERIVTGSDGSAWYTDDHYRSFVQIRGPDR; this is encoded by the coding sequence GTGACGAGGACGAGTGCGGCGCGGCGGCGGACCATCTGGTCGGTCGTCGGTGGTTTGCTCGCCATTGCCGTTGTGGTCGTGACCTGGGTGTTCGGTGGCGGCGCGGATGACGGGTCGCAGGCCGCACGGGGCGTTTCGGCAGGTACCACCGCTCCGGCGACCGCCGACATCCCCGACCACGTCCGGCAGACTCTGGCGTTGATCGACGCCGGTGCGTGGCCCGAGGCGGCAGACGCACCCGGAACCCGCGGCGGCGCCGTCTTCCGCAACAACGAGGGCCTGCTGCCCGACGCCGACGCCGAAGGCACCCGCATCACCTATCGCGAGTGGGACGTCAATCCCAAGGAGCCCGGCCGCAGCCGCGATGCCGAGCGCATCGTGACCGGCAGCGACGGCAGCGCCTGGTACACCGACGATCACTACCGCTCCTTCGTGCAGATCCGCGGGCCGGACCGGTGA
- a CDS encoding ArsR/SmtB family transcription factor has product MGHGVEGRHRPSARLDPDSAAHVATTLQALATPSRLLILTELRQGPRSVTDLADSIGMEQSAVSHQLRLLRNLGLVTGTRAGRSITYSLYDNHVAQLLDEAVYHSEHLRLGLADRPREAN; this is encoded by the coding sequence ATGGGACACGGAGTCGAGGGGCGACATCGTCCGAGCGCTCGCTTGGATCCGGACTCCGCCGCCCATGTCGCGACGACGCTGCAAGCGCTCGCCACGCCGAGTCGCCTCCTCATCCTCACCGAGCTACGCCAGGGCCCCCGATCGGTGACCGACCTCGCCGACAGCATCGGAATGGAACAATCGGCGGTATCCCATCAGCTGCGGCTACTGCGCAATCTCGGCCTGGTGACCGGCACACGCGCGGGCCGATCGATCACCTACAGCCTGTACGACAATCACGTCGCCCAACTTCTCGACGAGGCCGTCTACCACAGCGAACACCTGCGCCTGGGCCTCGCAGACCGCCCGCGGGAAGCAAATTAG
- a CDS encoding peptide deformylase has protein sequence MAILPICIVGEPVLHHPTELVELDADRRPAPELVTLLDDMFATMDAANGVGLAANQVGVGKRMFVYDCPDGERYTAARRRGEVINPVLETSEIPETMPDPDDDVEGCLSVPGEQFPTGRADWARVTGLDRNGDEVSIEGTGFFARMLQHEVGHLDGFLYVDVLIGRNARAAKKTIKRNGWGEPGLTWLPGSVDDPFGHDDEDEDD, from the coding sequence ATGGCAATTCTCCCGATCTGCATCGTCGGCGAACCGGTGTTGCATCACCCCACCGAACTCGTCGAACTCGATGCCGACCGCCGCCCGGCGCCCGAGCTGGTGACGCTTCTCGACGACATGTTCGCGACGATGGACGCGGCGAACGGGGTCGGGTTGGCCGCCAATCAGGTCGGGGTCGGCAAGCGGATGTTCGTCTACGACTGCCCCGATGGCGAGCGCTACACCGCTGCGCGCCGCCGCGGCGAGGTGATCAATCCCGTGCTGGAGACATCTGAGATCCCGGAGACCATGCCGGATCCCGACGATGACGTCGAAGGGTGTCTGTCGGTGCCGGGTGAACAATTCCCCACCGGACGTGCGGACTGGGCCCGGGTGACCGGCCTCGATCGCAACGGAGACGAGGTGTCGATCGAGGGCACCGGGTTCTTCGCGCGCATGCTGCAGCACGAGGTCGGCCACCTCGACGGATTCCTCTACGTCGACGTGCTGATCGGGCGCAACGCCCGGGCGGCCAAGAAGACCATCAAGCGCAACGGGTGGGGCGAACCCGGCCTGACCTGGCTGCCCGGAAGCGTCGACGACCCGTTCGGTCACGACGACGAAGACGAAGACGACTGA
- a CDS encoding SagB family peptide dehydrogenase gives MSDIAVHTVYTLAPGARFLLGGGGVAVVLPAKKRLEKLTRPQLAVLRSLNAGPITVSEGSDAHVDGLVELLIGAGAVSMTVSAGSRELYSLRPFRRPPTARPAVADVSDEVELSRFTVIRREGGTVVAENPRSWCDIEIHDPEILAAASGLGSDSPQTAVHRRLRSDLVWSGHAVAAGRERADFPTRSWGPHELWFHRHSTVGDRATNWQHFGPTRWADGEFEPVPARPDIYPGEPVALPQPDLSALRTSDQSLTAVVEDRKSVRDFDDAHPISLTELGELLFRCARTRSVRTVNADRPVPEELPSRPYPSGGSLYELEIYPVVRTADGVEPGMYHYDSVDHVLRPVAPYDSPAVARLVAPASLTLADGQLPQVLLVLAARPGRIMWTYEQMPYAVILKHVGVLTQTLYLTATAMGLGGVAQGYGDTAAFGEATGTDELVECNVGSFVVGTPRG, from the coding sequence ATGAGCGACATCGCGGTGCACACCGTCTACACGCTCGCGCCCGGGGCCAGGTTCCTGTTGGGCGGCGGTGGTGTCGCGGTGGTCCTGCCGGCCAAGAAGCGGCTGGAGAAGCTCACCCGACCGCAGCTGGCCGTGCTCCGGTCGCTCAACGCGGGCCCGATCACGGTGTCCGAGGGTTCCGATGCCCACGTCGACGGTCTCGTCGAGCTGTTGATCGGGGCCGGCGCGGTGTCGATGACGGTCTCGGCGGGCAGTCGAGAGTTGTACTCGCTGCGGCCGTTCCGGCGGCCGCCGACCGCACGTCCCGCGGTTGCCGATGTCAGCGACGAGGTCGAGTTGTCGCGGTTCACGGTGATCCGACGCGAGGGCGGCACCGTCGTCGCCGAGAACCCGCGGAGCTGGTGCGACATCGAGATCCACGACCCGGAGATCCTCGCCGCCGCGAGCGGCTTGGGTTCGGATTCGCCGCAGACGGCAGTACACCGTCGACTACGGTCCGATCTGGTCTGGTCGGGTCATGCGGTTGCCGCCGGCCGCGAGCGCGCCGACTTCCCCACCCGCAGTTGGGGTCCGCATGAACTCTGGTTCCATCGCCACAGCACCGTCGGCGACCGCGCGACCAACTGGCAGCATTTCGGGCCCACCCGATGGGCCGACGGCGAATTCGAACCGGTTCCGGCCCGGCCGGACATCTATCCCGGAGAGCCGGTTGCCCTCCCCCAACCCGACCTCTCGGCACTTCGCACCTCCGACCAGTCCCTGACAGCGGTGGTGGAAGACCGGAAGTCGGTGCGCGACTTCGATGACGCACATCCGATCTCGCTGACCGAATTGGGCGAGCTGCTGTTCCGATGTGCCCGCACCCGCAGCGTCCGAACCGTGAACGCCGACCGGCCGGTCCCCGAGGAACTCCCGTCCCGGCCGTATCCATCGGGCGGGTCACTGTACGAGCTGGAGATCTATCCGGTCGTGCGCACCGCCGATGGTGTGGAGCCGGGGATGTACCACTACGACTCTGTCGACCATGTCCTGCGGCCGGTCGCGCCCTACGACAGTCCGGCGGTCGCCAGACTGGTCGCGCCCGCGTCGCTCACCCTTGCCGATGGCCAACTGCCGCAGGTACTCCTGGTGCTCGCGGCCCGCCCGGGTCGGATCATGTGGACCTACGAGCAGATGCCGTACGCGGTGATCCTCAAACATGTCGGCGTGCTGACCCAGACGCTCTACCTCACCGCCACCGCCATGGGACTCGGCGGCGTGGCTCAGGGTTACGGAGACACCGCCGCGTTCGGCGAGGCCACCGGCACAGACGAACTGGTGGAATGCAACGTCGGGAGTTTCGTGGTGGGGACGCCGCGGGGGTAG
- the cadA gene encoding cadmium family heavy metal-translocating P-type ATPase: MTVVVATLLVLSVPIMVFGSSFEDALLRAIVFMIVASPCAVVLSTMPPLLAAIANAGRHGVLVKSAAVMEAVGQTTMVAFDKTGTLTEGRPEVTRITTLSRWQSSEVLAYAAAVEQPSEHPLGRALVRAAVERSVDVAAVAQFRALPGRGVVGRVNRRRVTVERANAADSVGTVVGVFVDGEEIGRIELSDQLRDGAPAAVRALGDLTAEPVHVLTGDHAAAAAQVAESCDIGSIHAELLPEDKTRIVRAAEHAGQRVLLVGDGINDAPALMAASTGIAMGRYGSDLALDTADAIITRDDLGAVPALIRLSRQARRYVVANLCIAATVIATLVTWDLVGTLPLPLAVAGHEGSTILVALNGARLLRQSAWSAG, translated from the coding sequence ATGACCGTGGTCGTTGCGACGCTCCTGGTTCTGAGTGTGCCGATCATGGTGTTCGGCAGCTCGTTCGAAGACGCACTACTGCGAGCGATCGTGTTCATGATCGTCGCATCGCCATGCGCCGTCGTCCTCTCGACGATGCCGCCGCTCCTCGCCGCGATCGCCAACGCCGGAAGGCATGGCGTACTGGTGAAATCGGCTGCGGTCATGGAAGCGGTCGGTCAGACCACGATGGTCGCCTTCGATAAGACGGGCACTCTCACCGAAGGCCGTCCGGAAGTCACACGCATCACCACGCTGTCGCGGTGGCAGAGCTCTGAGGTCCTCGCCTACGCGGCGGCAGTCGAGCAACCCAGCGAACATCCACTCGGACGAGCCCTCGTGCGAGCGGCCGTCGAGCGATCCGTCGACGTGGCCGCCGTGGCGCAGTTCCGTGCTCTACCCGGCCGCGGCGTAGTGGGCCGGGTGAACAGGCGCAGGGTCACGGTCGAGCGCGCCAACGCAGCTGATTCGGTCGGCACCGTGGTCGGGGTGTTCGTCGACGGTGAGGAGATCGGCCGGATCGAGCTCTCCGACCAACTGCGTGACGGCGCTCCAGCCGCCGTTAGAGCTCTCGGCGATCTCACCGCCGAGCCAGTTCACGTGCTCACCGGAGACCATGCTGCCGCGGCAGCGCAGGTCGCCGAGAGTTGCGACATCGGGTCGATCCACGCCGAACTCCTCCCCGAGGACAAAACTCGTATCGTCCGTGCTGCCGAGCATGCGGGCCAACGCGTCCTCCTCGTGGGTGATGGCATCAACGACGCGCCGGCGCTGATGGCCGCCAGCACGGGCATCGCAATGGGCCGCTACGGATCAGACCTCGCGCTCGACACTGCTGACGCCATCATCACGCGCGACGACCTCGGCGCGGTGCCCGCTCTCATTCGACTGTCGCGCCAAGCGCGACGCTATGTCGTCGCGAATCTGTGCATCGCCGCCACCGTCATCGCCACACTGGTCACCTGGGATCTCGTCGGCACACTGCCGCTGCCTCTCGCGGTCGCCGGACACGAGGGTTCCACCATTCTCGTGGCGCTGAACGGGGCGCGCCTACTCCGTCAATCAGCATGGTCCGCAGGATGA
- a CDS encoding exodeoxyribonuclease III: MRIATWNVNSIRARSETVVGWMERNDIDVLAMQETKCRDDEFPLMSFLAAGYDVAHIGTGGFNGVAIASRIGLDEVETGFEGQPSFGAEHTTPAREARAISARCAGVRVWSLYVPNGRALDDPHYRYKLDWLARLRDISSLWLAHDPAAQVVLAGDWNVIPTDDDVWDAGAFEGRTHVSEAERSAVQAICDVGFRDSALPYADGYTFWDYTQLRFARNEGMRIDYLLCSPAFDDRVRDAHVDRDARKGKGASDHAPVILDC, translated from the coding sequence ATGCGTATCGCGACCTGGAATGTGAACTCGATCCGCGCCCGTTCGGAGACCGTGGTCGGCTGGATGGAACGCAACGACATCGATGTGTTGGCCATGCAGGAGACCAAATGCCGCGACGATGAGTTCCCGCTGATGAGTTTTCTGGCCGCCGGCTACGACGTCGCACATATCGGCACCGGCGGTTTCAACGGCGTCGCGATCGCCTCGAGAATCGGGCTCGACGAGGTCGAGACCGGTTTCGAGGGTCAACCGTCCTTCGGTGCGGAGCACACTACGCCGGCGCGTGAGGCGCGGGCGATCTCGGCGCGCTGCGCGGGAGTGCGGGTGTGGAGTCTGTACGTGCCCAACGGCCGGGCCCTCGACGATCCGCACTACCGGTACAAACTCGACTGGCTGGCCAGGCTTCGGGACATCTCCTCGCTGTGGCTGGCGCATGACCCGGCCGCACAGGTGGTGCTCGCCGGGGATTGGAACGTGATCCCGACCGACGACGATGTGTGGGATGCCGGCGCGTTCGAGGGTCGTACCCATGTGTCCGAGGCCGAACGCAGCGCGGTCCAGGCGATCTGCGATGTCGGTTTCCGGGATTCGGCGCTCCCCTATGCCGACGGTTACACGTTCTGGGACTACACGCAGCTGCGGTTTGCGCGCAATGAGGGTATGCGCATCGACTACCTACTCTGTTCGCCCGCGTTCGACGATCGGGTACGTGATGCCCACGTGGACCGCGACGCACGCAAGGGCAAGGGCGCCAGTGACCACGCCCCGGTGATTCTCGACTGCTGA
- a CDS encoding barstar family protein — protein MSAQAGRSPSTVGQFLSGARRDGPVVGVVDEDRCPALPDDVRLRHVDGRAMPSISSLLDEFARAWGFPDHFGHNRDAFDDCMRDLDADAPTDGPPLTAVVTVVDHAESLLRREPDELRWFADSLSFYRDHYRDRREPLPFAVILLTPAALTSWVTERWRDAGAAVAEMTPDPSTPDADDTED, from the coding sequence GTGAGCGCCCAAGCAGGGCGGTCGCCGAGCACCGTGGGGCAGTTCCTGTCCGGTGCGCGGCGCGACGGCCCGGTGGTCGGCGTCGTCGACGAGGATCGGTGTCCCGCGCTGCCCGACGACGTGCGGTTGCGGCACGTCGACGGTCGAGCGATGCCGTCGATCTCTTCGCTGCTCGACGAGTTCGCGCGGGCGTGGGGGTTCCCCGACCATTTCGGCCACAACCGCGACGCTTTCGACGACTGCATGCGCGACCTCGATGCCGACGCGCCGACCGACGGGCCGCCACTCACCGCGGTGGTGACCGTGGTCGATCACGCGGAGAGCCTGCTGCGTCGTGAGCCGGATGAGCTGCGGTGGTTTGCCGATTCGTTGAGCTTCTATCGCGATCACTATCGTGACCGCCGCGAGCCGTTGCCGTTCGCGGTGATCCTGCTGACCCCGGCGGCGTTGACGAGCTGGGTGACCGAACGATGGCGCGACGCCGGGGCGGCGGTGGCCGAGATGACGCCGGACCCGAGTACCCCGGACGCCGACGACACCGAGGATTGA
- a CDS encoding DUF3263 domain-containing protein yields MDGAAARSQKQGDQPTPRDSSAEQSSTPVDPHEVGADGLSRREHDILAFERQWWKYAGAKEEAIKELFGLSATRYYQVLNALVDRPEALAADPMLVKRLRRLRASRQKARAARRLGFEIT; encoded by the coding sequence ATGGACGGCGCAGCTGCGCGAAGCCAGAAGCAGGGCGATCAACCCACACCCAGAGATTCATCCGCCGAGCAATCGAGCACCCCCGTCGATCCGCATGAGGTGGGGGCCGACGGTCTGTCCCGTCGCGAGCACGACATCCTGGCGTTCGAGCGGCAGTGGTGGAAGTACGCCGGGGCCAAGGAAGAAGCGATCAAGGAGCTGTTCGGGCTCTCGGCCACCCGGTACTACCAGGTGCTCAACGCCCTCGTCGATCGCCCCGAGGCATTGGCTGCCGACCCCATGCTGGTGAAGCGGCTGCGCCGACTGCGCGCATCGCGCCAGAAGGCTCGCGCAGCGCGCCGTCTGGGCTTCGAGATCACGTGA
- a CDS encoding LytR C-terminal domain-containing protein, producing the protein MNADHEPSRLPLRAGAMMLLAVAIVFLGLGWHSAATSGDDPERELQDAQSQVATSTTQSAASTTASASADTPQLCVFNAGSISGLAADVTESLQAAGFQTDEPGNLSTASITENTIFYDDDQQSAAQEVADALGGDASLDPRPSSFTQCPDGIPVIVVTR; encoded by the coding sequence ATGAACGCTGATCACGAGCCGAGTCGCCTGCCGTTGCGGGCGGGGGCGATGATGTTGCTGGCCGTGGCCATTGTCTTCCTCGGTCTGGGCTGGCATTCCGCGGCCACCAGCGGTGATGATCCGGAACGCGAACTCCAGGATGCGCAGAGTCAGGTCGCCACCTCGACGACGCAGTCGGCCGCCAGTACCACCGCCTCGGCATCGGCCGATACGCCACAACTCTGTGTCTTCAATGCCGGGTCGATCTCGGGCCTGGCCGCCGACGTCACCGAGTCGCTACAGGCCGCAGGATTCCAGACCGACGAACCGGGGAACCTGTCGACGGCGTCGATCACCGAGAACACCATCTTCTACGACGACGACCAACAGTCGGCGGCACAAGAGGTTGCCGACGCTCTCGGCGGCGACGCCAGCCTCGACCCCCGCCCGTCGTCGTTCACCCAGTGTCCCGACGGCATACCGGTCATCGTGGTGACCCGATGA